Proteins co-encoded in one Geothermobacter hydrogeniphilus genomic window:
- a CDS encoding RidA family protein, with protein MAKEIIQSDNAPAAIGPYAQGVRVGDQVWFSGQIPLDPVSGEVVSGGIAEQTEQVMKNMGAVLAAAGLNFGQVVKTTIYLVDLADFAVVNEIYGRFFPVAPPARATVEVAALPKGVSVEIEWIAHDDA; from the coding sequence ATGGCGAAAGAGATTATTCAGAGCGACAATGCGCCGGCAGCTATCGGACCCTATGCCCAGGGCGTACGGGTAGGCGATCAGGTCTGGTTTTCCGGACAGATTCCGCTTGATCCGGTCAGCGGCGAGGTGGTGTCCGGTGGGATCGCCGAACAGACCGAACAGGTGATGAAAAACATGGGTGCAGTTCTCGCTGCCGCCGGGCTCAATTTCGGCCAGGTTGTCAAGACCACCATCTATCTTGTCGACCTCGCTGATTTTGCTGTTGTCAACGAGATTTACGGGCGCTTCTTTCCCGTCGCGCCGCCGGCTCGCGCCACCGTTGAAGTGGCTGCCCTGCCGAAAGGGGTATCGGTCGAGATCGAATGGATCGCGCACGATGACGCGTGA
- a CDS encoding RelA/SpoT family protein — translation MVRLDDILDMVAGYHPTADLEPIRKAYVFCGKVHQGQVRLSGEAYLHHPLEVAHILAQLQLDVPSIVTGLLHDTFADTLTGETEIRELFGDEVFELVDGVTKIGRVTFKTRAEEQAENFRKMLLAMARDIRVILVKLADRLHNMRTLDALPPEQQQLIARETAEIYAPLANRMGISWIKNELENLSFRYQEPDDYRDLSARIARRKREQSRYIEEVKRTLGRMLKDNGFDGQISGRAKHLYSIYQKMKRQQIDFDQVHDLIAFRIILPSVQDCYAVLGIVHALWKPIPGRFKDYIAMPKANMYQSLHTTVLGPHGERMEIQLRTIEMHRIAEEGIAAHWKYKEGKGAPIAASGRHDRRFAWLRQMLEWQKDLTDSREFLSSVKVDLFPEEVYVFTPNGDVKELPRGSTPVDFAYSIHSDVGNHCSGAKVNGKLVPLKTELHNGDIVEVTTQAGQHPSKDWLKFVRTSKARNKIRHWIKTEQRERSVELGRDLLEKRLRKYGMSLKKVLSSADWRKAWEEFGFSGGEDLLAALGYGKVTLGQIISKLVPREQIETRPAAPGPLGKVVNKIRKKPSNAIKLHGVEDILVRFAKCCNPLPGDEVVGFITRGRGVTVHASDCPQVRETDPERRVPVEWDRRKKASRPVRIRVYCENQRGMLAAITTAITNCDANIISANVHSTADHKGINNFEVDVQDLEHLNRVRQAVVNLKGVYKVERLRG, via the coding sequence ATGGTCCGTCTCGACGACATCCTTGACATGGTGGCCGGCTATCATCCGACCGCCGACCTCGAACCGATCCGCAAGGCTTATGTCTTCTGCGGAAAAGTTCACCAGGGACAGGTGCGCCTCTCCGGCGAAGCCTATCTGCATCATCCCCTCGAAGTTGCCCATATCCTCGCCCAGCTACAGCTCGATGTTCCTTCCATCGTCACCGGCCTGCTGCACGATACCTTTGCAGACACCCTGACCGGCGAGACGGAAATCCGCGAACTTTTCGGGGATGAAGTCTTTGAGCTGGTTGACGGGGTGACCAAGATCGGCCGGGTGACATTCAAGACCCGGGCCGAGGAGCAGGCGGAAAATTTTCGCAAGATGCTGCTCGCCATGGCGCGCGATATCCGGGTGATCCTGGTCAAGCTTGCCGATCGGCTGCACAACATGCGTACTCTTGACGCTCTGCCGCCCGAACAGCAGCAGCTGATTGCCCGGGAGACAGCGGAGATCTACGCGCCGCTGGCCAACCGTATGGGGATCAGCTGGATCAAGAACGAACTGGAAAATCTTTCCTTCCGCTACCAGGAGCCGGACGACTATCGGGATCTGTCCGCCAGGATCGCGCGCCGCAAGCGCGAGCAGTCCCGTTATATCGAAGAGGTCAAGCGGACCCTCGGGCGGATGCTGAAAGACAACGGTTTTGACGGCCAGATCTCCGGTCGCGCCAAGCATCTTTATTCCATCTACCAGAAAATGAAGCGGCAGCAGATCGATTTCGACCAGGTGCATGACCTGATCGCCTTTCGCATCATCCTGCCTTCGGTGCAGGACTGTTACGCGGTGCTCGGTATCGTCCATGCCCTGTGGAAGCCGATTCCCGGACGCTTCAAGGATTATATCGCCATGCCCAAGGCCAACATGTACCAGTCGCTGCATACGACGGTTCTCGGCCCGCATGGCGAACGGATGGAGATCCAGCTGCGGACCATCGAGATGCACCGGATTGCCGAAGAGGGCATCGCGGCGCACTGGAAATACAAGGAAGGAAAGGGGGCCCCGATTGCCGCCAGCGGCCGGCACGACCGGCGTTTCGCCTGGCTGCGGCAGATGCTCGAATGGCAGAAGGACCTGACCGATTCGCGGGAATTTCTCTCCTCGGTCAAGGTTGATCTCTTTCCCGAGGAAGTCTACGTATTCACCCCGAATGGCGATGTCAAGGAGCTGCCGCGCGGTTCGACCCCGGTCGATTTCGCCTACAGTATCCACAGCGATGTCGGCAATCACTGCAGCGGCGCCAAGGTCAACGGCAAGCTGGTGCCGCTCAAGACCGAACTGCACAACGGTGACATCGTCGAAGTGACCACCCAGGCCGGCCAGCATCCGAGCAAGGACTGGCTCAAGTTTGTCCGCACGTCCAAGGCGCGCAACAAGATTCGCCACTGGATCAAGACCGAACAGCGTGAACGCAGCGTCGAACTCGGACGAGATCTGCTGGAAAAACGTCTCCGCAAGTACGGTATGAGCCTGAAAAAAGTACTGTCGTCTGCCGACTGGCGGAAAGCCTGGGAGGAATTCGGCTTCAGCGGCGGCGAGGATCTGCTGGCAGCTCTCGGTTACGGCAAGGTGACTCTCGGCCAGATCATTTCCAAGCTGGTTCCCCGTGAGCAGATCGAGACCCGGCCGGCGGCGCCCGGGCCCCTCGGCAAGGTGGTCAACAAGATTCGTAAAAAGCCCTCCAATGCCATCAAACTGCACGGGGTCGAGGATATCCTGGTGCGCTTCGCCAAGTGCTGCAACCCGCTTCCGGGAGATGAAGTGGTCGGTTTCATCACCCGTGGCCGCGGGGTGACCGTCCATGCCAGCGATTGCCCCCAGGTGCGGGAAACCGATCCGGAACGCCGTGTTCCGGTTGAGTGGGATCGACGCAAGAAGGCGTCGCGTCCGGTCAGAATCAGGGTCTACTGCGAGAACCAGCGGGGGATGCTGGCCGCCATTACCACTGCCATCACCAACTGCGACGCCAACATTATCAGTGCCAACGTCCATTCAACCGCCGATCACAAGGGGATCAACAATTTTGAAGTGGATGTTCAGGATCTTGAACATCTCAACCGGGTGCGCCAGGCGGTTGTCAACCTCAAGGGTGTTTACAAGGTGGAGCGGTTGCGCGGCTGA
- the rpoZ gene encoding DNA-directed RNA polymerase subunit omega: MARVTVEDCLDVIPNRFLLCMVASKRSKQLYKGAAPLIDNKANNKKVVVSLREIAAGKVDFEIPTRKS; the protein is encoded by the coding sequence ATGGCACGTGTCACAGTTGAAGATTGTCTGGATGTGATCCCCAACCGCTTTTTGCTCTGCATGGTCGCGTCCAAACGCTCCAAGCAGCTTTACAAGGGGGCCGCGCCCCTGATCGACAACAAGGCCAACAACAAGAAGGTCGTTGTTTCGCTGCGTGAAATCGCCGCTGGAAAGGTTGATTTCGAAATCCCCACCCGCAAGAGCTGA
- the gmk gene encoding guanylate kinase, translating into MNEKSAAERLQPIEAPREGLLIVVSAPSGAGKTTLCRHLVDNFSNIRQSVSFTTRKPRGSERDGVDYHFVDQAEFDRMVAAGEFAEWAEVHGNCYGTALKTLDESRRRGEDILLDIDCQGAAQLRDRLDAAVFVFILPPSLAELERRLRSRQTDSDEVIRHRLRNAEQEIRAARWYDYLVVNADLEAARLQLASIVRAERCRTRRFKSAPAVWFGLEK; encoded by the coding sequence ATGAATGAAAAATCTGCAGCAGAACGGCTTCAGCCGATCGAAGCGCCCCGTGAAGGGTTGCTGATCGTCGTTTCCGCTCCATCCGGGGCCGGCAAGACCACCCTCTGCCGACATCTGGTTGACAATTTCAGCAATATCCGTCAGTCTGTCTCGTTCACGACCCGTAAGCCGCGTGGCTCGGAACGGGATGGCGTCGATTACCATTTCGTTGACCAGGCTGAATTCGACCGCATGGTCGCGGCCGGGGAATTCGCCGAGTGGGCGGAGGTCCACGGCAACTGCTACGGCACGGCGCTGAAGACCCTGGACGAGTCCCGCCGGCGGGGCGAGGATATTCTGCTCGATATCGACTGCCAGGGAGCCGCGCAACTGCGTGACAGGCTTGATGCCGCTGTCTTCGTCTTCATCCTGCCGCCGTCGCTCGCGGAGCTGGAAAGACGTCTCCGTTCCAGGCAGACCGACAGCGATGAGGTGATCCGGCATCGTCTGCGCAATGCCGAACAGGAAATTCGCGCCGCCAGGTGGTATGATTACCTGGTTGTCAATGCCGACCTGGAAGCCGCCCGCCTGCAGCTGGCGTCCATCGTCCGGGCAGAACGCTGTCGGACCAGACGCTTCAAGAGTGCGCCGGCGGTCTGGTTCGGGTTGGAAAAATAG
- a CDS encoding YicC/YloC family endoribonuclease: MIYSMTGFGKGRAAGENIAIGIEIKSVNHRFCDVNVKGPRAAMPLEGVLKKKVSESLARGKIDIFINLEIIGEQAYEARINKPLADALVRSLNKLQKAYGLDDKVSLDLLVGQKDVLQFSESISLDELRPCLEQALDEALEQIRQMRRSEGEALQADFEQRLEKLDSLIERVAERAPQVPLEWQEKLRQRLERYAADVDIEPQRVAQELAVFADRCDISEELTRFRSHLVQFRGLFAAEEPVGRKMDFLVQEINRETNTIGSKANDAVIGSQVVEIKAELEKIREQVQNVA; this comes from the coding sequence ATGATCTACAGCATGACCGGCTTCGGCAAGGGTCGGGCGGCCGGTGAGAATATCGCCATCGGCATCGAAATCAAATCGGTCAACCACCGCTTCTGTGATGTCAATGTCAAGGGGCCACGGGCCGCCATGCCCCTTGAGGGCGTGCTCAAGAAAAAGGTTTCCGAGAGCCTGGCGCGCGGCAAGATCGATATTTTCATCAACCTGGAAATCATCGGCGAGCAGGCCTACGAGGCCCGGATCAACAAGCCGCTGGCCGACGCCCTGGTCCGGTCGCTGAATAAGCTGCAGAAGGCCTATGGCCTGGACGACAAGGTCTCGCTCGACCTGCTGGTCGGACAGAAGGATGTGCTGCAGTTCTCCGAAAGTATTTCGCTCGACGAGTTGCGGCCGTGTCTGGAACAGGCTCTGGACGAGGCCCTGGAGCAGATTCGCCAGATGCGGCGTTCGGAAGGGGAGGCCCTGCAGGCCGATTTCGAGCAGCGGCTGGAAAAACTCGACAGTTTGATCGAACGGGTGGCCGAACGGGCGCCTCAAGTCCCCCTGGAATGGCAGGAGAAGTTGCGCCAGCGGCTGGAACGTTATGCCGCCGATGTCGATATTGAACCGCAGCGGGTCGCCCAGGAACTGGCCGTCTTCGCCGACCGCTGTGACATCAGCGAAGAACTGACCCGTTTCCGCAGTCACCTGGTCCAGTTTCGCGGACTGTTTGCTGCGGAGGAACCGGTCGGCCGGAAAATGGACTTCCTGGTGCAGGAAATCAACCGTGAAACCAACACCATCGGCAGCAAGGCCAATGACGCCGTTATCGGCAGCCAGGTGGTCGAGATCAAGGCGGAGCTGGAAAAAATCCGTGAACAGGTACAGAACGTCGCATGA
- the rfbC gene encoding dTDP-4-dehydrorhamnose 3,5-epimerase, translating to MRIVTTAIADVLLLEPRVFPDRRGFFFESFNRARWEELTGLQNDFVQDNHSRSCRGVLRGLHYQVQQPQGKLVRAVGGEIFDVAVDLRRSSPTFGQWVGAVLSDENKRQLWVPEGFAHGFMVLSETADLLYKTTAYYAPQHERTIRWDDPDLGIDWPRDVQPLLSEKDAAGTAFRDAECYP from the coding sequence ATGCGGATTGTTACCACCGCCATTGCCGATGTCCTGCTGTTGGAGCCGCGGGTATTCCCGGACCGACGCGGATTTTTCTTCGAGAGTTTCAATCGGGCCCGCTGGGAAGAGTTGACCGGGCTGCAAAACGATTTCGTTCAGGACAACCACTCGCGTTCCTGTCGCGGAGTTCTGCGCGGTCTGCATTACCAGGTTCAGCAGCCCCAGGGCAAACTGGTGCGGGCCGTCGGCGGAGAGATCTTCGATGTCGCCGTCGACCTGCGTCGTTCTTCACCGACATTCGGACAATGGGTCGGAGCTGTTCTGTCGGATGAAAACAAGCGGCAGCTCTGGGTTCCTGAAGGATTTGCCCATGGATTTATGGTACTCTCCGAGACGGCGGATCTCCTTTACAAGACCACCGCCTACTATGCCCCGCAGCATGAGCGGACGATCCGTTGGGATGACCCGGACCTGGGGATCGACTGGCCGCGTGATGTTCAGCCCCTGCTGTCGGAAAAAGACGCGGCGGGAACCGCGTTTCGCGATGCTGAATGTTACCCCTGA
- the rfbA gene encoding glucose-1-phosphate thymidylyltransferase RfbA, which yields MAIEKGIVLAGGAGTRLYPLTLVASKQLQPIYDKPMIYYPLSTLMRAGVKDILIISTPQDTPRFEALLGDGSQWGIRLSYQVQPEPKGIAQAFLVGEQFIDGKAVSLILGDNIFYGKMGLSRIFRDFAGGARVFGYPVQDPERYGVVEFDATGKVLGIEEKPRQPKSRYAVPGLYLYDEKVVELARGLQPSARGELEITDLNLAYLERGELLVEKLERGIAWLDTGTHMSLLEASHFIGTLEARQGVKIGCLEEVAYRKGYIGLDQLLLVIEAMPKSSYRSYLEQLSRE from the coding sequence ATGGCTATTGAAAAAGGCATTGTGCTGGCCGGTGGCGCCGGCACCCGCCTCTATCCGCTGACCCTGGTGGCCAGCAAGCAACTGCAGCCGATTTATGACAAACCGATGATCTACTATCCGCTCTCGACCCTGATGCGGGCCGGGGTGAAGGATATCCTGATCATTTCCACGCCCCAGGATACCCCCCGTTTCGAGGCCCTGCTGGGTGATGGTTCGCAGTGGGGAATTCGGCTCAGCTACCAGGTGCAGCCTGAGCCCAAAGGAATCGCCCAAGCTTTTCTGGTCGGTGAGCAGTTCATTGACGGAAAGGCGGTTTCGTTGATTCTCGGCGACAATATCTTTTACGGCAAAATGGGCCTGTCGCGTATTTTCCGGGACTTTGCCGGCGGCGCCAGGGTATTCGGCTACCCGGTGCAGGATCCGGAACGTTACGGCGTGGTCGAGTTCGACGCCACGGGCAAGGTTCTCGGCATCGAAGAGAAACCGCGACAGCCGAAATCACGTTACGCCGTGCCGGGGCTCTATCTCTACGATGAGAAGGTCGTTGAACTGGCTCGCGGGCTTCAGCCTTCGGCGCGCGGGGAACTGGAAATCACCGACCTCAACCTGGCCTACCTCGAACGAGGAGAGCTGCTGGTGGAGAAACTCGAACGGGGCATCGCCTGGCTCGACACCGGCACCCACATGAGCCTGCTGGAGGCGAGCCATTTTATCGGCACTCTTGAGGCGCGCCAGGGAGTCAAGATCGGCTGTCTTGAAGAGGTCGCCTACCGTAAGGGCTATATTGGCCTTGACCAGCTGCTGCTGGTGATCGAGGCCATGCCGAAATCGAGTTACCGCAGCTACCTGGAACAGCTCAGCCGCGAATAG
- the rfbD gene encoding dTDP-4-dehydrorhamnose reductase: protein MSASLKVALIGARGMLADAVQRLAPGNWDIHGYDLPGFDLTDRTSVLDLAGENPDLIINCAALTDVDGCESRVEQAEAVNGRGPGYLAELARDCGATLVHVSTDFVFNGEKDGPYLETDTPDPLSVYGLSKLHGEQAILAGGLERCFIIRTSWLYGAGGGNFVETMVRLARERESLGIVADQIGTPTWTDDLVRAMLRLLEQGDYGIYHYSNDGACSWYDFACAAIELARHDEKLAVRQIRPITTADYPLPACRPRYSVLSKQKIGKISGVEIPDWRESLKRYFKQRQGGDKTHGY, encoded by the coding sequence ATGAGTGCTTCGCTGAAGGTCGCCCTGATCGGGGCCAGGGGGATGCTGGCCGACGCGGTGCAGCGTCTCGCTCCCGGGAACTGGGATATTCACGGTTATGATCTGCCCGGTTTTGACCTGACGGACCGGACCTCTGTTCTTGACCTGGCAGGGGAAAACCCGGATTTGATTATCAATTGCGCCGCCCTGACCGATGTCGACGGCTGCGAGAGTCGGGTCGAGCAGGCCGAGGCGGTCAACGGCAGGGGCCCCGGCTACCTGGCGGAGTTGGCCCGTGATTGCGGGGCGACGCTGGTGCATGTGTCGACCGATTTTGTTTTCAACGGCGAAAAGGACGGTCCCTACCTGGAGACGGATACCCCGGACCCCCTGTCGGTGTACGGTCTGAGCAAGCTGCACGGTGAACAGGCGATTCTCGCCGGCGGCCTGGAGCGCTGCTTCATTATCCGCACCAGCTGGCTTTACGGAGCTGGCGGCGGCAATTTCGTCGAGACCATGGTGCGTCTCGCCCGTGAGCGTGAAAGTCTTGGCATCGTCGCCGACCAGATCGGTACCCCGACCTGGACCGACGATCTGGTCCGGGCGATGCTGCGGCTGCTGGAACAGGGTGACTACGGCATCTATCATTACAGTAATGATGGTGCCTGCAGCTGGTATGATTTCGCCTGTGCCGCCATTGAACTGGCCCGGCATGATGAAAAACTCGCGGTGCGGCAGATTCGCCCGATCACGACCGCGGACTATCCGCTGCCGGCCTGTCGTCCGCGTTATTCCGTCCTCAGCAAGCAGAAGATCGGAAAGATCTCCGGTGTGGAGATTCCCGATTGGCGGGAGAGCCTGAAGCGTTATTTCAAACAGAGACAGGGAGGGGATAAAACCCATGGCTATTGA
- the rfbB gene encoding dTDP-glucose 4,6-dehydratase, with product MKNILVTGGCGFIGANFIRLALESPDEIRLVNLDKLTYAGNPENLSGLDADPRYRFVRGDICDRELVQKLFAEEEIDTVVHFAAESHVDRSIDGPGEFIRTNINGTFSLLEAARSAWLGDGGKGDGRRFLHVSTDEVYGSLGETGYFSETTPYDPRSPYSASKAASDHLVSAYGHTYGLPVLITNCSNNYGPYQFPEKLIPLIINNALNGRELPVYGDGRNIRDWLFVEDHCRAILVVLDGGRCGETYNIGGNSEKRNIEVVETICDILDEKVAPLASGEPRRSLVRFVKDRAGHDRRYAIDAGKIRRELGWEPTVRFDEGLRSTVDWYLANQPWCAAILDGSYQAYYDRMYGDR from the coding sequence ATGAAAAATATTCTTGTTACCGGCGGCTGCGGGTTTATCGGCGCCAATTTTATCCGGCTGGCGCTTGAGAGCCCTGACGAGATCCGCCTAGTCAACCTCGACAAGCTGACTTATGCCGGCAATCCCGAGAACCTGTCTGGTCTCGACGCTGATCCCCGCTATCGTTTCGTGCGCGGCGATATCTGTGATCGTGAGCTGGTGCAGAAGCTGTTTGCCGAAGAAGAGATCGATACGGTGGTCCATTTTGCCGCCGAATCGCACGTTGATCGCAGCATCGACGGGCCCGGAGAATTCATCCGGACCAATATCAACGGCACCTTCTCGCTCCTTGAGGCGGCCCGCAGCGCCTGGCTCGGGGACGGAGGGAAGGGTGACGGCAGGCGTTTCCTGCATGTCAGCACCGACGAGGTTTACGGATCCCTGGGCGAGACCGGTTATTTTTCCGAAACCACCCCCTACGATCCCCGCTCTCCCTATTCGGCCAGCAAGGCGGCCTCCGACCACCTGGTCAGTGCCTATGGCCATACCTACGGTCTGCCGGTGCTGATCACCAACTGTTCCAACAATTACGGCCCCTACCAGTTTCCGGAAAAGCTGATTCCGCTGATTATCAACAACGCCCTCAACGGACGGGAACTGCCGGTCTACGGTGACGGCCGCAATATCCGTGACTGGCTGTTTGTCGAGGATCACTGCCGGGCGATCCTGGTCGTCCTGGACGGCGGCCGGTGCGGTGAAACCTACAATATCGGCGGCAACAGCGAAAAACGGAATATCGAGGTGGTCGAAACCATCTGCGATATTCTCGATGAAAAAGTTGCCCCGCTGGCCTCGGGCGAACCGCGTCGTTCGCTGGTCCGCTTCGTCAAGGACCGCGCCGGGCATGATCGCCGCTACGCCATCGACGCCGGCAAGATCCGGCGGGAACTCGGCTGGGAGCCGACGGTCCGTTTCGACGAGGGACTCCGCAGCACGGTCGACTGGTACCTCGCCAACCAGCCCTGGTGTGCCGCTATCCTTGACGGCTCCTACCAGGCCTACTACGACCGGATGTACGGAGATCGCTGA
- the gmhB gene encoding D-glycero-beta-D-manno-heptose 1,7-bisphosphate 7-phosphatase: MTSGAVDTSRSAVFLDRDGTINVEKNYLFRVEDFEFIDGVPAAIRRLNRAGLPVVVVTNQSGIARGFYGRSDVETLHRHVDRLLAAAGARIDAWYLCPHLPDNSSAKCDCRKPAPGLLLRASAERGIDLARSWMVGDKLADIRAGLSAGCGSILVKTGYGNAAVAEAMELRVPVVESLVEAVDLVLRQVQD; this comes from the coding sequence GTGACGTCGGGGGCAGTTGATACATCCCGGTCCGCAGTTTTTCTCGACCGGGACGGAACCATCAATGTCGAGAAAAACTACCTTTTCCGGGTGGAGGATTTTGAATTTATTGATGGGGTTCCGGCCGCCATCCGGCGCCTGAACCGGGCCGGTCTGCCGGTGGTCGTGGTCACCAACCAGTCGGGAATCGCGCGCGGCTTTTATGGCCGGTCCGATGTCGAGACGCTGCACCGTCATGTTGACCGGCTGCTGGCCGCTGCCGGAGCGCGAATCGACGCCTGGTATCTCTGTCCGCACCTCCCGGACAACAGTTCAGCGAAATGCGACTGTCGCAAACCGGCTCCCGGTCTGCTGCTGCGGGCGTCCGCAGAAAGAGGGATCGACCTGGCGCGGTCGTGGATGGTGGGCGACAAGCTGGCCGATATCCGGGCCGGGTTGTCGGCCGGCTGCGGCTCGATTCTGGTGAAAACCGGATACGGGAATGCCGCGGTTGCCGAGGCGATGGAACTCAGGGTTCCGGTGGTCGAGAGCCTGGTCGAGGCCGTCGACCTTGTCCTGCGGCAGGTTCAGGATTGA
- the rfaE1 gene encoding D-glycero-beta-D-manno-heptose-7-phosphate kinase, giving the protein MNVGQFLEQARDCPILVIGDLMLDEYLWGDVERISPEAPVQVVDVADEEIRLGGAGNVIRNLVELGCRVSAAGVVGKDDDGELLGKMLETAGVDCRALQVVADRRTGRKTRVLSNSQQMLRIDRESREEISPDVEARLLETVLPLVPRQRVVLVSDYGKGVLTERVLRDVLAAGRAAGVPVLVDPKGADFLRYRGAFLLTPNRREAGLASGIPVEDEASASAAGRALMAQCSLQALVLTRSEEGMSVFLEDGSVTPMPTRARDVYDVSGAGDTVLVFVGLGVATGLSVIEAAALANAAAGIVVGKVGTSTVTAADLLTVAGDDSGLNRKIRPLAELAAILADRRRQGQTLVFTNGCFDLLHVGHVRYLQQARQLGDLLVLGLNSDASIRRLKGPKRPLIGAEERAHILAALDCVDFVVMFDEDTPLALIESLRPDILVKGSDYTPEEVVGREFVESQGGRVELIRVVDGKSTSNLIEKILQAYQS; this is encoded by the coding sequence ATGAACGTCGGTCAATTCCTGGAGCAGGCCCGCGATTGTCCGATCCTGGTGATCGGCGACCTGATGCTGGATGAATACCTGTGGGGGGATGTGGAACGCATCTCTCCCGAGGCGCCGGTGCAGGTGGTTGACGTTGCCGACGAGGAAATCAGACTCGGCGGTGCGGGCAACGTGATCCGGAACCTGGTTGAACTCGGCTGCCGGGTCAGTGCCGCGGGTGTCGTCGGCAAGGATGATGACGGGGAACTGCTCGGCAAAATGCTTGAGACGGCTGGCGTCGATTGTCGGGCTCTGCAGGTTGTTGCCGATCGCCGGACCGGACGTAAAACCCGGGTTCTTTCGAACAGTCAGCAGATGCTGCGCATCGACCGGGAAAGTCGTGAGGAGATTTCTCCCGATGTCGAGGCCCGCTTGCTGGAGACGGTGCTGCCGCTTGTCCCCCGGCAGCGGGTGGTGCTGGTTTCCGATTACGGCAAGGGGGTTCTGACCGAGCGGGTGCTGCGGGACGTTCTTGCCGCCGGTCGGGCGGCCGGGGTTCCAGTGCTGGTTGATCCCAAGGGTGCGGATTTCCTGCGCTACCGGGGCGCCTTTCTGTTGACGCCGAACCGGCGCGAGGCCGGTCTGGCCTCCGGCATCCCGGTTGAGGATGAGGCGTCAGCCAGTGCCGCCGGTCGGGCTCTGATGGCGCAGTGCTCTCTTCAGGCCCTGGTCCTGACCCGCAGCGAAGAGGGGATGAGTGTTTTTCTGGAGGATGGTTCGGTGACCCCGATGCCGACCCGTGCCCGGGATGTCTACGATGTTTCCGGTGCCGGTGACACGGTGCTGGTTTTCGTCGGCCTCGGTGTGGCGACCGGCCTGTCGGTGATTGAGGCGGCCGCCCTGGCGAATGCCGCCGCCGGCATCGTCGTCGGCAAGGTCGGTACCTCGACCGTGACCGCCGCTGATCTGCTCACCGTCGCCGGTGATGATTCCGGGTTGAACCGCAAGATCCGTCCGCTCGCGGAACTGGCGGCCATTCTCGCTGACCGACGTCGGCAGGGACAGACCCTTGTCTTCACCAACGGTTGCTTCGATCTCCTGCATGTCGGCCATGTCCGCTACCTGCAACAGGCGCGGCAACTCGGCGACCTGCTGGTGCTGGGTCTTAATTCCGATGCCTCGATCCGTCGTCTGAAGGGGCCGAAGAGACCCCTGATCGGTGCTGAAGAGCGGGCCCATATCCTGGCGGCGCTGGACTGCGTCGACTTCGTGGTCATGTTTGATGAGGATACGCCGCTGGCGCTGATCGAATCGCTGCGGCCGGATATCCTCGTCAAGGGGAGCGACTACACACCGGAAGAGGTGGTCGGCAGGGAGTTCGTCGAGAGTCAGGGCGGGCGGGTGGAGCTGATCCGGGTGGTTGACGGCAAGTCGACCAGCAACCTTATTGAAAAGATCCTGCAGGCCTACCAGTCGTGA
- a CDS encoding D-sedoheptulose-7-phosphate isomerase, with protein sequence MATETDDPFRSHLTLHHQALMSVGQDLVPLIHQAVEMIVTCLEDDGKLLIMGNGGSAADAQHFAAELVGRYRAERDGLPAIALTTDSSILTAVGNDYGFEQVFARQVAALARPEDLVVVLSTSGNSGNVVAAVRTANEIGCRSIGLLGRDGGALRDLVDLPLTVPVESTAVVQEMHILLIHLLCEAVDHHDFERRERS encoded by the coding sequence ATGGCAACTGAGACAGATGATCCGTTTCGCTCCCATCTGACGTTGCACCATCAGGCGTTGATGTCCGTGGGACAGGATCTTGTCCCTCTGATTCATCAGGCGGTCGAAATGATTGTGACCTGCCTTGAGGATGATGGCAAACTGCTGATCATGGGTAACGGCGGATCGGCCGCCGATGCCCAGCACTTTGCCGCCGAACTGGTCGGTCGTTATCGGGCTGAGCGGGACGGATTGCCCGCCATTGCCCTGACCACCGATTCCTCGATTCTGACCGCGGTCGGCAATGATTACGGATTTGAGCAGGTCTTCGCCCGCCAGGTGGCGGCTCTGGCACGTCCGGAGGACCTGGTGGTGGTCCTCTCCACCAGCGGCAATTCCGGCAACGTCGTGGCCGCGGTTCGGACGGCGAACGAGATCGGTTGTCGCAGCATTGGTCTGTTGGGGCGGGACGGCGGTGCCCTGCGCGATCTGGTTGATCTGCCGCTGACCGTTCCGGTTGAATCAACAGCCGTGGTGCAGGAGATGCACATTCTGCTGATTCACCTGTTGTGCGAAGCCGTTGATCACCATGATTTCGAGCGACGGGAGAGGTCATGA